In one window of Miscanthus floridulus cultivar M001 chromosome 12, ASM1932011v1, whole genome shotgun sequence DNA:
- the LOC136498181 gene encoding uncharacterized protein produces MEIVGCMASFSDVEALPETEEVVDQQAKACEAEGALAAAATVTEENDEATLQEQHDDKAPVPDHVQEISAPGHAAAVAPAAPAAPEEHAAAEAPAPEEHGDEKKDQQAVVKEEVEETAAAAAADDAAESTRERLKRHRREMAGRVWVPQLWGQEKLLKDWVDCAVFDRPMVPTGLLTARRALIAECCTTRRPDRTSSSPSSSTTSSSSSPSPLRVRNGCS; encoded by the coding sequence ATGGAGATCGTCGGCTGCATGGCGTCATTCAGCGACGTCGAAGCGCTGCCGGAGACTGAGGAGGTCGTCGATCAGCAGGCCAAGGCATGCGAAGCTGAAGGCGCCTTGGCAGCAGCGGCCACCGTGACAGAAGAGAACGACGAGGCGACGCTGCAGGAGCAGCATGATGACAAGGCGCCCGTGCCCGATCATGTGCAAGAGATATCGGCGCCCGGGCACGCCGCAGCAGTGGCACCGGCGGCACCAGCGGCGCCAGAGGAGCACGCCGCCGCAGAGGCACCGGCTCCAGAGGAACACGGGGACGAGAAGAAGGACCAGCAGGCCGTGGTGAAGGAAGAGGTGGAGgagaccgcggcggcggcggcggcagatgaTGCGGCGGAGAGCACGCGCGAGAGGCTGAAGCGGCACAGGCGGGAGATGGCGGGGAGGGTGTGGGTCCCGCAGCTGTGGGGGCAGGAGAAGCTGCTCAAGGACTGGGTGGACTGCGCCGTCTTCGACCGCCCCATGGTGCCGACGGGCCTGCTCACGGCGCGCCGAGCGCTCATCGCCGAGTGCTGCACCACACGCCGCCCAGACCgaacgtcgtcgtcgccgtcgtcgtccacCACCAGCTCCAGCTCCAGCCCCAGCCCGCTCCGGGTGCGGAACGGCTGCTCCTGA